TTATtccctttttttcccttttttctcttttcataaaACTATTCCTAGCTATAGGATTAGCACTAGatcagtagcactttattttacactccTGTTCCTCATATACATATAATACTACTACAATAACAAGGTAATAattaggtactaaccctgaacctcccccaaaacctaaccctaccccatgtagttaccttatattacagtactttctTAGGTAATTACAGTGAAAAAGCATGTAAgttcatgtactgtaaaataaagggcGACCATTCTTTCATTTCATCCCATTCAACTCCCACACATGTAGTGGAATGaaaataaagctcaacttgacttgacttgcttgGAATGAACACGTCATTtttgcttggttggaacagcagcaatGATAACTTTTCTCTATTTGCTTCTCTGCTTCTGCCACAGGACTGGCATCCCAAGGTAACACGGAATTACAGAGGCTTCAGAGTTTACGAAGAtctgatgccaacccctcagtggacctcagatgatgccaaccctcaAACAACGTACAAAACTACCAAACTTTGCTATAAGACTGATCACAGCATAAAATCATTGCTGTTGATAGTTTTTACTGTCCGTCTGAgtacattttattaactaattgcATGATTTGACTGTACATTTCTGCCGTATGGACATTACCTTGACACAGTCACCATAATCATAAAATAAGCTACacctaaatataatgtagaaactttaaTTGTCTGCAAAGCTGCATTGCAACAATTTAAATCGtcaaaagcactataaaaataaacgTGAATTGAACttcatttcatttacaaaatatattaagtaaagaaAGCGAAGTAGAGTTAAATTTACCGCATGCCGGTGTAGTTTGTTAATGTTGCTTTTAAAAATCATGGTAGGCTGTCTCTACTTTGCTAAGTAAACCTCCAGACACATGCATTTCATTTCCTCatttcattttagatttcatgAAAAGCACCATCGGTGTTACAGCAACTATTTAACTCTGTCTGATTAGAGACAGCAAGTTTTTGTAGTGTAATGATACTAACTGTAGATTTTTCAGCTTGGATTGCGAACTGCTCAACAGAAAACCAAGGTTTTcaactccagagtctcctagttgATTCACACTGAGATTCAGCTCTCTCagatgtgatgggtttgatttcagagctgaagtcaagattagacactgtttctctgtaatactgcatctgcACAAACTGAAGACAAGAGAAAATACCATGTTAAGTTCATTTTAGAGTTAGATGCATCATGAATAAACACCATACTGTCAGTAATATTCCACCAAAAACCTGGAAACTTAAATATTGAACCATAAACCAAGACAGAAGCATAACTAGTACTTGAGGAAACTAGTTACAACCCAAGTCTGGAAGTAGGAGAGAGAGGCGGGCGGGATCAAGAAGGGTCCCCAAGCTACAATTAGAACTCAGGACACCCATAGCGCAACAGCGATGTGTGTCGGCGtgctgcccacaaggctatcAGAGCCGACAGCATAATACACTTTAATCACACTATAACTGTTGTACATTATACTTACTCTAGCTTTTCCAGCTTGCATTGTGGATTCATCAGTATATCACAGAGGTGTGTTGCTCCCAACTGGCCAAGTTCATTCCCACTCAAGGCTAGCTCTCTCAGATGTGATGtctttgatttcagagctgaagtcagagctgAACAATCTTCAGCTTTTATAGCACAGTACCTTAACCTGCATTCAGAGAAATGAGACAAATAAAAGTTTCATtatgtttcattaaaatatcaaaatacaatTTCTTTGTTGTACATAAATGTTCCTCACCTCAATCTTTCCAGTTTAAATTGTGAATCCTTCAGTATATCATACAATTTATTCACTCTTTTGTGTTTAAGTTCATTTCCactcaggtccagttctctcaggtgtgatgggtttgatctcagagctgaagtcaggaagACACACTGCTTCTCTTTAATACTGCATTTACACAGTCTGAAGAcaaaaacagaaaggaaaatgGTTCAGATCTTTGACGGCCATCTCATGAAAAAGAGCAACAGAAGACAATGTACAGTCTTCAACGTAGTTGAACTGTTTAAGTCTGAATGCAAGAAGCAGTTGTTTACttctcattcatttaaaaaataaataaataaaaaactacagacATCAATTACTTTTTTGGTCATATATTTCTGCAGAACATGTACACAAATTcaattttttcctatttaaaaaccCATTAAACGTGACCAGAATAAAGTTGCAGTACAGATGTAGTCCTAGGGTTTAAATACTGTAAACTGGGCCTCTTTGACTAAACAGTGACTTTCAATCAAACTGCTGTACAGTATACTGATACTCACGCTAGTATTTCCAGCTTGCATTGTGGGTTCTTCAGTAGACTGCTAATATTTTCAATTCCAGAGTCTCCAAGTTCATTCTCactcaggtccagttctctcaggtgtgatgggtttgatttcagagctgaagtcagagctgaacaaccttcatctgttaTATCACAGCCTCTTAACCTTCATTGGGAAAAAGGAAaagcagaaaataaaacagaagaagctaactatttattatgtaaaaaataaataaaaaaagatagataATTTTGACTTAAACAGATCACAGAATACTCAGGCTCTTTAGAAGATATAACTGAGTATTTTTGATAACGATATTGCATCTTTGTTTAAAAGCTTTTGAGCTTTTTATATCTGAATGTTACTGActtcaatctctccagtttacagcgggAATTAATCAGTTGTTCACATATGTGCTTCATtcctttgttttctattttatttccagccaggtccagctctctcaggtgtgatgggtttgatttcagagctgaagtcaggatgaaaCATTGTttctctttaaagggttagttcgcccaaaaatgaaaattatgtcattaataactcacccttatgctgttccaaacatgtaagacctccttttatcttcggaacacagtttaagatattttagatttagtctgagagctctcagtccctccattgaagctgtgtgtacggtatactgtccatgtccagaaaggtaagagaaacatcatcaaagtagtccatgtgacatcagagggtccgttggaattttctgaagcatcgaaaatacattttggtccaaaaatagcaaaaactacgactttattcagcatcgtcttctcttccgtgtctgtgtgagagatagttcaaatcaaagcagtctggatatccggttcgcgaacgattcattcagttcaccaaatcgaactgaatcgttttaaacggttcgcgtctctaatgcgcattaatccacaaattaattaagctgttaacttttttaatgtggctgacacaaACCAATATCATGTACTCAAAcggtacattgactgaactgctgtgaagagagaactgaaggtgaacaccgagccgagccagataacgaacaaaacattgactcgttcacgagtcaagaaccgtttctgtcagacgcgtccgattcgtgaaccgaggagctgatgacactgcgcatgtgtgattcagcgtgaagcagaccgacacacagaacgtctgaactgaactgattcttttggtgattgattctgaactgattctgtgctagtgttatgggcgtgggtaaaccgaaggcttgaatcctggcaatcatcgccaatgacgccattatgtcgagcgcaaaagaactggtgaaccgttttcttcaaccggtttattgaatcgaactgtccgaaagaactactggtgatccgaacaccgatgcaaccggttcttcactcgtgaacgagtcagtctattgttcgttatctggctcggctcggtgttcatcacagcagttcagtcagatactgtttgagtgcatgcattactccgggatattggtttgtttgaactcagagggagtgtaagccacattaaaaaaagtgaacagcttaagtcatttgtggataaatgcgtattagagatgcgaatcgtttaaaacgattcagttagatttggtgaactgaatgattcgttcgcgaaccggatatcctgTTTTGATTTGAagtctctctcacaacagacacagaagagaagacaatgctgaataaagtcatcgtttttgctatttttggaccaaaatgtattttcgatgcttcaaaaaattccaacggaccctctggtgtcacatggactactttgatgatgtttctcttacctttctggacatggacagtataccgtacacacagcttcaatggagggactgagagctctcagactaaatctaaaatatcttaaactgtgttccgaagataaaaggaggtcttacatgtttggaacagcataagggtgagatattaatgacataattttcatttttgggcgaactaaccctttaatttgttTCATGATCATTGTCACTCATATTTGATTGACCTAAATACTGTGCATAATTTCTTCTTCATTTTATCATaacttgtattaaaaaaaaaataatccagaaaaaaaaatccaacttgCATACAGTTTGAAACCCAGATTTCAAATTCTCCACTGTTCCAAAGCCTACTGAACAGCTAGAAAAATATATAGTCTTTGCTAACCAACCTTTGACAAACTACTAATGTTggagaaacaaacaaaatacctTTTGGtagatgatgtttttttctcactgaaGTTCGATACGCTGCCTCCTTTTGAacagtcactcttcacagacacagagctggacacatgtgagcTTGATCTTGCACTAATGACACAAATAattaagagagaaagaaacattttATGACAACAAGAAGTTCATCAATCTCATACAAAGACATTTGATGTTGCAAATGGGAGTTAACCACATTCGATCTTCAACAATGACCGTGCTTTATTATTCTCATCTTATGCCTGcatgtctctctctttccctcactttctgatttttttcttattaggCTCACCCTTTCTGAGTTCCAGTTGGTTTGGGATGCTGGCAGTCTTTATTAAACTGGCATGATTGCCAACTTCTCCGCTGCCAATCAAGTTTCAAGTTTCCCATCAGCATTTAAAAGCACACTGAAATGAAAGAGAGAGGATCCTTGATCCCCTGCTTGTTTGCCTAGTGTTGTGCTTTTGTTTGGTGACAGTTTAATCCCTACCATTTATAGTTTGCAATCTcgcttttatattattttactaccccccccccccccccccccccacacacacacaaacaaacttttttttctcttcccttTTTATTGTTGGCGTTTGCTCTGTCCAAGAGAAAGTGTATAGGTGAGATGTTACATGACTTACATAGTGCAATATGTAGGTAACTCAATGTTTAGACAGCTCAGGTAAAAAAGTGAACGTCAGCCTTTGTAATTTTGTCTGTTAGTTTGAGTAGGGAAGATTAGGGTGCTTGGAGatgaaatgtatgttttattttttgtttgttggtttggtTAGAAGTTGAATTatgagtttttgttttgattttcattttcattggcaTCACTTTGTGTCCCCTtttctttttggtttaattatttagtttattgGTTTGTTAACACTTTTGTTAATATACCCTTACTTTTacttatgtaaaataaaacactttacttGGGCATTACTTTGTTTAGTGTTGTCTCTTTCTATCACCATTACTCAAAACTGTATCATCTACTATACGTTATTAAGTCTAAGCCTAGACCAAATTTAGAGGTTGTAACATTAGGTAATTGCTGAGCcaagtcttgtttttttgttcttatatttagtttttttttttttctgccacaaTATATACTGCTTttccgccaaaaaaaaaaactatttttatttactgcattCCTCGACTGGACTCTAAACAAGTGATTTTCCTACCAATCATATCCCTACGTGTTTAACTTAGTCTCTTCTAAACTGACTTACTCTATAGACACAAActagattcagattcagatttttattattatttgttttttttaaatctgcagCTATGGTAGAATAACTGCATGATAGTTAGCTATTAACCCTGGTACTGGCTATAAAgcagtcttacctctgtttctgTGAGAGACTCATCTCAGACagaagccgcgtttccaccgcaggaactttacccaggaactagggacttggtccggtacttggtgtgtttccaccgcaggaaccaggaactaaataaaagttccaggtaaaaaaatgccccccagaaagtccctgctggcgaggtggtacttttttaaagttcaggaactttcgggggcgggactttggcgctaaacatgctgattggttgagttcacgcagcattggttgagttcaaccaccatttattcggatcaacattttcaaaatattactgttattgtatcatgaaatgtaattttaaaagtatttcaggcgagaatgtagttgtttaaaactcaaatctgttgtttatttataaagacagcgcctatttaaaaatgtgtttcgtcgatctctgagacggtgagctccacgcaatcagcggagcccagtgatcatctatccgccgagaagcagcctctcctgggatagaccttctgatatgtgccgctggctctgatgtgtctttaatggttaaacataacatataattcagctgcggggtaaatctaacaggttttctttggtctgtattcaattaatctatatcttaaaatgaaaataaaaaaggcaaatttatataatatttcgtttcattgtaatggctgcatatacacatttccctgaactaagtacatttctgcagctgttattatgcttaaatgaaaaccaaaggaggcagtggtatttgatatcctatttcgttttattgtaaatatacagtagggaaaattgcagtagcaagatgagctgactgaagttatcaagtataatatatatatatatatatatatatatatatatatatatagtatatattacgctgctgtttatagatttaccggacttgtgTCGTtgtggacatcacactccccagtcgaatgcacaaagtctgacctaccgatgatgcacgtccaaaatcagcatactttttttttttttttttttaatcagcggtactttgtattgagaaacgcgcgcggacctacgtcaccagtcatttgcctaatcttcccggtactttacaccgcggtggaaacgcagaaagcaacaggtctggggggaaaaaagttcctgggaaaaaaagttcctggtaaaaatgttccgggtaatttcggtggaaacgcggcaagaGAGATCTTTCCTCGCTGCTGAGACATACTGCAGCTGAACAGCTCAACTCTGGGATTTTTGTGTCACTGAAGACGATCAGAGGCTCATCGTGACCTGGACATGACAATGTGACATTACTGAGATGAATATCATGATAGTTCAGAGGAATACATAATGAAAAATAAGAACTAATTATGAATGTTGCGTTACCAACAagcaatatgaaaataaaatagcctaTTCTACAAATATACTGCCACTTACTGTTATTAAATGGTGTTAAAATCACTTCAGAACATTCCAATCACTCCTCACAACACAGGCCTCTCTCTTTATCagtttttatgaaaattattgCATCAGTCCTTCTCACTTTGACTATTATTTCACAATCTACTTTATTAACTTAAATCTTAACATTTGGACGTTATGGAGAAGTCGTCGGGTGCAAATGCAACCTATTTTTCTGTTGACAAGTCCGTGGTTTTACCTGTTGCcagggttgtttttcatgtctgcgggtTGAAAAACAACctcaataacgtgatatttagccactGGAAATGCGAGTTTTGCAAGGGGAACCCCACCAAAACACATACGTGTATTTTATCCCCAGAAGCTATTGTTAAAGGGGGCCACTCGAATTGGGCTAGGGATAGTTTTGAGTACTGATTGGGTGGGTTattttgtgaaaacctggcaaccctgataaGAGCCCAAAACTGACGAGAAGGAATGTGGGCTAGTGATGGCAAGCAAAAGACGTGAAGATAAAGGCAGTTGGGAAAAGctaaattacaattacatcagGTTACCTCTGCCCGCAACTCTCAATATGCACAGCATGTAGCCTGTAGCACTATAGTTAAAACCCAGGTACAAGCATCCActgttatttataacattttctgGCATAAATAGGCTACT
This genomic stretch from Carassius auratus strain Wakin unplaced genomic scaffold, ASM336829v1 scaf_tig00037267, whole genome shotgun sequence harbors:
- the LOC113083013 gene encoding ribonuclease inhibitor-like — encoded protein: MKNNPGNSARSSSHVSSSVSVKSDCSKGGSVSNFTLKSNPSHLRELDLAGNKIENKGMKHICEQLINSRCKLERLKLRGCDITDEGCSALTSALKSNPSHLRELDLSENELGDSGIENISSLLKNPQCKLEILALCKCSIKEKQCVFLTSALRSNPSHLRELDLSGNELKHKRVNKLYDILKDSQFKLERLRLRYCAIKAEDCSALTSALKSKTSHLRELALSGNELGQLGATHLCDILMNPQCKLEKLE